In one window of Paraflavitalea soli DNA:
- a CDS encoding phosphosulfolactate synthase has product MNFNLTQIPDRNLKPRTNGITMVMDKGLSIPEVHNFMSVSGPHVDIVKLGFGTSFVTPNLREKIKVYQSYNVPIYFGGTLFEAFLVRNQLNDYIAVCKDYGIEYIEVSDGSITIPHAEKCGYIEKLTKHATILSEVGSKDAAHIIPPYKWIELMRAELNAGATYVIAEAREAGNVGIYRGSGEVREGLVQEILTQIPGEKILWEAPQKAQQLYFIELLGCNVNLGNIAPTEMISLEAMRIGLRGDTFSLFLNKEEA; this is encoded by the coding sequence ATGAATTTCAACCTCACACAAATTCCTGATAGAAACCTTAAGCCCCGTACCAATGGGATTACAATGGTAATGGATAAGGGCCTCAGTATTCCTGAAGTACATAATTTCATGAGTGTATCAGGGCCACATGTAGATATCGTAAAGCTGGGATTTGGTACCTCCTTCGTTACTCCCAACCTGCGCGAGAAAATAAAAGTGTATCAATCCTATAATGTACCCATCTATTTTGGCGGTACTTTATTTGAAGCTTTCCTGGTGCGGAACCAGTTGAATGATTACATCGCCGTATGTAAAGATTATGGCATTGAATATATCGAAGTAAGTGATGGTTCCATTACCATTCCCCATGCAGAAAAGTGCGGGTATATTGAAAAACTTACCAAGCACGCCACCATCCTCAGTGAGGTGGGAAGCAAGGACGCTGCGCACATTATTCCTCCCTACAAATGGATAGAATTAATGCGGGCTGAGCTCAATGCCGGCGCTACCTATGTGATTGCCGAAGCCCGGGAGGCGGGCAATGTGGGCATTTACCGTGGCAGCGGTGAAGTACGCGAGGGGCTTGTACAGGAGATCCTTACGCAGATACCAGGGGAAAAGATCCTCTGGGAAGCCCCACAAAAAGCACAGCAGCTCTATTTTATAGAATTACTGGGCTGCAATGTAAACCTGGGTAATATAGCCCCTACGGAAATGATCTCCCTGGAAGCCATGCGTATTGGGCTGCGGGGCGATACCTTTAGTCTATTCCTCAATAAAGAAGAAGCATAA
- a CDS encoding tetratricopeptide repeat protein, with the protein MRDNPSRNDNEELKELVKQFQNLKSGRSHSFLDEEAFERIIDYFDDREDLQQALEAAELGIEQYPYSAMLLIKKADLLIATRHYQEALRILQHAELLDSNDINLYILKTDAYLALDQQEKAVALLENALQLFEGQERIELLFELADVYDDYEEFDKIFDCLKLILEQEPNNEEALYKICFWTDFTGRNEESIRLHQQIIEEYPYSELAWFNLAAAFQGLKLYEKAIDAYKYAIVIDEKFDYAYRNMGDAYIRMRKYKDAIEVLEKVLELSRPEDVIFEAIGHCYDRMKNFAQARFYYRKASHLNVEDSKLHYKVACTYINEAQWSTAIKHLDTALQIHRMQPEYNMAMGECKMQMGEYKEAIQYFSNVVRQRPRNISSWEALIRCLYNGEFYEEALEQVKAAIKMTEGKPLFLFYLAGVYFALGKIKEALLQLENAMNIAPKMVKKLVQLNPAILQHQMVVDVVARYKKNKPQ; encoded by the coding sequence ATGAGAGACAATCCATCACGCAATGACAACGAGGAGCTCAAGGAGTTAGTGAAGCAGTTTCAGAACCTCAAATCTGGCCGCAGTCACTCCTTCCTGGACGAAGAGGCCTTTGAGCGCATCATAGACTACTTTGATGACCGGGAAGACCTGCAGCAGGCATTGGAAGCCGCTGAATTGGGTATTGAACAATATCCCTATTCGGCCATGTTACTCATCAAAAAGGCCGATCTCCTGATCGCTACCCGCCATTACCAGGAAGCCCTACGGATATTGCAGCATGCCGAGCTGCTCGATAGCAACGATATCAACCTATACATTTTAAAGACTGATGCCTACCTGGCCCTCGATCAGCAGGAAAAGGCCGTAGCCTTACTCGAAAATGCCCTCCAGCTCTTTGAAGGGCAGGAGCGTATCGAATTGCTTTTTGAACTGGCCGATGTATACGATGACTACGAAGAGTTTGATAAAATATTTGATTGCCTCAAACTCATCCTTGAGCAGGAGCCCAATAATGAGGAAGCACTCTATAAGATCTGCTTCTGGACCGACTTTACCGGGCGCAACGAAGAAAGTATCCGCCTGCACCAGCAGATCATCGAAGAATATCCCTACAGTGAACTTGCCTGGTTCAACCTGGCTGCTGCCTTTCAGGGCCTGAAACTCTACGAGAAAGCTATTGATGCCTATAAGTATGCTATTGTGATCGATGAAAAGTTCGATTACGCCTACCGTAATATGGGCGATGCCTATATCAGGATGCGCAAGTACAAAGATGCCATTGAAGTACTGGAAAAAGTGCTTGAACTCTCAAGGCCTGAAGATGTGATCTTTGAAGCTATTGGCCATTGCTACGACCGGATGAAGAACTTCGCTCAGGCCAGGTTTTACTACCGTAAGGCATCCCACCTCAATGTGGAAGACAGCAAGCTCCACTATAAGGTGGCCTGCACATACATCAACGAGGCCCAGTGGTCTACAGCCATCAAACACCTCGATACAGCCTTGCAGATACACCGCATGCAGCCTGAATACAATATGGCGATGGGCGAGTGTAAAATGCAGATGGGCGAATACAAAGAAGCCATTCAATATTTTTCCAATGTAGTACGCCAGCGGCCCCGTAATATATCCAGCTGGGAAGCGCTTATTCGTTGCCTCTATAATGGCGAGTTCTATGAAGAAGCCCTGGAACAGGTCAAGGCTGCCATTAAGATGACCGAGGGGAAACCATTGTTTCTCTTTTATCTCGCCGGCGTATACTTTGCGTTAGGTAAGATCAAGGAAGCCCTTCTCCAGTTGGAAAATGCAATGAATATTGCTCCCAAAATGGTTAAAAAGCTGGTACAGCTGAATCCGGCTATCCTGCAACACCAGATGGTAGTGGATGTGGTAGCCCGCTACAAGAAGAACAAACCTCAATAG
- the yidC gene encoding membrane protein insertase YidC, with translation MNMDRNTIIGFVLLAGLLFVYLFISTKNSHELQGQRQHYEDSVARVKRAADSLAAIAQKDATIKAVLGNDTTLNNEQGVEKLVTVENEVIKVTFTTKGGQPGKVELKKYKSVDSNLVVLNGTSFDKISYAINAAPNQAMQVTDLNFLGGDIVKNADNSQTVTFQRPLPNGTLIHKFTLKPNDYLIDWNVQMGGADKLLTQGAFNITWQNQPVQHESDVKYERLQSNICYYADNDFDYIMSKSERKFDKQVQWIAVSQQFFNTTLAAKNGFTTGEVRWSRHADSTNRIADVTTTLQAKLPLGADALVPLQLYYGPNDYRILKTQPVPEMDKIINLGRDMYAFVRPINKYIVMPVFNFFHSFVGSMGIVILLLTLFIRLGTSPLMYPGYLTSAKMKILKPDLAKLKEKYPDQQQFAMEQMKFMREAGVNQFAGCLPSLLQIPIFFALYSFFNSNISLRGEEFLWAHNLASYDILFKFPFEVWGLGNHISLFTLTACLTSFLISFYNMSSTPDQGNPALKYMPYIFPFILLFVFNKLPAALTWYYTVSNIITLILQFVIQNYIINHDKLVAKIEVARKKPKAKSKWAERLEQMQETQKKMAEAKAKQQGGKK, from the coding sequence ATGAACATGGATCGCAATACGATCATTGGCTTTGTATTACTGGCGGGATTATTATTCGTTTACCTGTTTATATCCACCAAAAACTCGCATGAGTTACAGGGGCAGCGGCAGCATTACGAAGACTCTGTTGCCAGGGTTAAAAGGGCAGCGGATTCCCTGGCAGCTATAGCCCAAAAAGATGCTACCATTAAAGCTGTGCTGGGTAATGATACTACCCTGAATAATGAGCAGGGAGTGGAAAAACTGGTAACCGTCGAAAATGAAGTTATTAAGGTCACTTTTACTACCAAGGGTGGTCAGCCCGGTAAAGTGGAACTGAAGAAATATAAATCAGTTGATAGCAACCTGGTTGTATTGAACGGTACTTCCTTCGACAAAATATCATACGCTATCAATGCTGCGCCCAACCAGGCCATGCAGGTGACTGATCTGAACTTCTTAGGTGGAGACATAGTGAAGAATGCTGATAATAGCCAAACAGTCACTTTTCAACGTCCCCTTCCCAACGGTACACTCATACACAAATTCACACTGAAGCCCAACGATTACCTCATCGACTGGAATGTACAAATGGGCGGAGCAGATAAACTCTTAACGCAAGGTGCTTTCAACATTACCTGGCAAAACCAGCCCGTTCAACATGAAAGCGATGTGAAGTATGAGCGTCTTCAATCCAACATCTGTTATTACGCTGATAATGATTTTGATTACATCATGTCAAAGTCTGAAAGGAAGTTTGACAAACAGGTACAATGGATAGCCGTATCACAACAATTCTTCAATACTACCCTGGCAGCGAAGAATGGCTTTACTACCGGCGAAGTAAGGTGGTCAAGACATGCTGATTCTACCAATAGAATTGCCGATGTAACCACTACGCTCCAGGCAAAATTGCCCTTGGGTGCCGACGCCCTTGTTCCATTGCAATTGTACTATGGCCCCAACGATTACCGCATACTGAAGACGCAGCCTGTTCCCGAGATGGATAAGATCATCAACCTGGGAAGGGATATGTATGCTTTTGTACGGCCCATCAACAAGTACATTGTTATGCCCGTATTTAACTTTTTCCACAGCTTCGTGGGCAGCATGGGTATCGTAATCCTGTTACTGACCCTGTTTATCAGGTTAGGTACTTCTCCCTTAATGTATCCTGGCTACCTCACCAGTGCCAAGATGAAAATATTAAAACCTGATTTAGCTAAACTGAAAGAAAAATACCCTGATCAGCAGCAGTTTGCTATGGAGCAAATGAAGTTTATGCGTGAGGCCGGAGTTAATCAGTTTGCCGGTTGTTTACCCAGCTTGTTACAGATCCCTATCTTCTTTGCCCTCTATAGCTTCTTCAACTCCAACATTTCATTGCGGGGTGAAGAATTCCTGTGGGCGCATAACCTGGCTTCTTATGATATTCTGTTCAAGTTCCCATTTGAAGTATGGGGATTGGGTAACCACATCAGTTTGTTTACCCTTACAGCCTGTCTTACCAGCTTCCTGATCTCTTTCTACAACATGTCATCGACACCCGATCAGGGCAACCCGGCATTGAAATACATGCCTTATATTTTCCCTTTCATCCTGTTGTTTGTGTTCAATAAACTGCCGGCGGCCTTAACATGGTATTACACGGTCTCTAACATTATTACCCTGATCCTGCAGTTTGTGATACAGAACTATATCATCAACCATGATAAACTGGTAGCAAAGATTGAAGTGGCCCGTAAAAAGCCCAAGGCAAAATCAAAGTGGGCAGAGCGATTGGAGCAGATGCAGGAAACACAGAAGAAAATGGCCGAAGCCAAGGCAAAACAGCAGGGCGGGAAGAAGTAG
- a CDS encoding CTP synthase translates to MAKYIFVTGGVTSSLGKGIIAASLAKLLQARGLRVTIQKFDPYINVDPGTLNPYEHGECYVTEDGAETDLDLGHYERFLNIFTTQANNVTTGRIYQTVINKEREGAFLGKTVQVIPHITDEIKRRMLALGKNNEYDVIITELGGTVGDIESLPFIEALRQLQWELPEEDTVVVHLTLIPYLKAAKELKTKPTQHSVKMLSQEGVHPDIIVCRTERPLSPDLRRKIALFCNVKQEAVIEAADAPTIYEVPLAMMREKLDLICMKKLNITLQNEPDLHRWKEFLDKLKYPKSQVTIGLIGKYIELQDAYKSILEAFVHAGAINECKVQVVNVHSEFITDDNVAEKLANLDGLLVAPGFGHRGVEGKIVAVKYARENNLPFFGICLGMQMSVIEYARDILGLPKAHSTEMDLNTPDPVIDLMEEQKKVTAKGGTMRLGSYTCHTLEGSLARRIYGREVITERHRHRWEFNNQYLTRFEEAGMIASGKNPESGLVEIVELPRHPFFIGVQYHPELKSTVENPHPLFVHFIKAAKEYADQKSAVKNPLLQSEMI, encoded by the coding sequence ATGGCCAAGTACATATTTGTTACAGGAGGCGTAACTTCTTCATTAGGAAAAGGGATTATTGCCGCATCATTAGCTAAGCTATTGCAGGCAAGAGGATTAAGGGTAACTATTCAGAAGTTTGACCCCTACATCAACGTTGATCCGGGTACACTTAACCCCTACGAGCACGGTGAGTGCTATGTAACGGAAGATGGAGCAGAGACAGACCTGGATTTAGGACACTATGAGCGTTTCCTGAACATCTTTACCACACAGGCCAACAATGTAACTACAGGCCGTATCTATCAGACAGTTATTAACAAAGAACGCGAAGGCGCCTTCCTCGGAAAGACCGTGCAGGTAATCCCGCACATCACCGACGAGATCAAGCGCAGAATGCTCGCACTGGGCAAAAACAATGAATACGACGTTATTATCACTGAGTTAGGTGGTACCGTAGGTGACATTGAAAGCCTGCCTTTCATTGAGGCCCTGCGTCAGTTGCAATGGGAGTTGCCCGAGGAAGATACTGTGGTAGTACACCTCACCCTCATTCCTTATTTGAAGGCTGCTAAAGAATTGAAAACCAAGCCTACCCAGCACAGTGTGAAAATGCTGAGCCAGGAAGGTGTGCACCCCGATATCATCGTTTGCAGAACCGAAAGACCCCTGTCGCCCGATCTGCGCCGCAAAATTGCCCTCTTCTGTAATGTGAAACAGGAGGCTGTAATAGAAGCAGCCGATGCGCCTACCATTTATGAAGTGCCCCTGGCCATGATGCGCGAAAAGCTGGACCTCATTTGCATGAAAAAGCTCAACATCACCCTGCAAAATGAGCCAGACCTCCATCGCTGGAAAGAGTTCCTCGATAAGCTGAAATACCCCAAGAGCCAGGTTACCATTGGCCTGATTGGAAAATATATTGAACTGCAGGATGCCTATAAATCCATCCTCGAAGCCTTTGTGCATGCAGGCGCCATTAACGAATGCAAGGTGCAGGTAGTCAATGTACACAGTGAATTCATTACCGATGATAATGTAGCCGAAAAACTGGCCAACCTGGATGGCTTGCTGGTGGCCCCTGGCTTTGGACACCGCGGTGTGGAAGGAAAGATCGTCGCTGTCAAATATGCTCGCGAAAACAACCTGCCATTTTTTGGTATTTGTCTGGGCATGCAGATGTCGGTTATTGAATATGCACGTGATATCCTGGGATTGCCTAAGGCCCATTCTACGGAAATGGACCTCAATACCCCCGATCCTGTTATTGACCTGATGGAAGAGCAGAAGAAGGTTACCGCCAAAGGTGGTACCATGCGTCTCGGTTCCTATACCTGCCATACCCTCGAAGGCAGTCTTGCCCGCCGGATCTATGGCCGGGAGGTTATTACGGAACGCCACAGGCATCGCTGGGAGTTTAATAATCAATATCTTACGCGATTTGAAGAAGCCGGCATGATAGCCAGTGGCAAGAATCCCGAAAGCGGCCTGGTAGAGATCGTAGAGCTGCCCCGCCATCCATTCTTTATTGGTGTGCAATACCATCCTGAATTAAAAAGCACCGTAGAGAATCCCCATCCTTTATTTGTACACTTTATTAAAGCCGCCAAGGAATACGCCGACCAGAAAAGCGCCGTCAAAAATCCTTTGCTGCAAAGTGAAATGATATAA